The window CACacttaaaccaaaagaaaagctTCTCTAGCATCAATCCTATTACAAAGCAGCGCATGCAACTAGATCGAAACTAAGAAATTCAAACAAGCTTTCGTCGTTCGGATCACATCAgaaagagagcgagagagatgGCAACGTCTGGTGCGGTTTCAGGAGCTACTACTGTCTCttccttcttcaccaaaacTGCTTCAACTTCAAACCCATCTCCCAAACTCCATTCCTCCTCTGCTTCTGTCTTTTCCCaggtctctctttctctcttcttttctatcTCTTTACAAACGaattttaatttctcaactAGAAGTTTGTTTACAATGGAGGGTCGAgtttgatttctcttttctttcatcttGAATGTGATTTGGACTTAGCTTCatctaaaagttttttttgtgcaacagCTTCATCTAAAAGTAtgaatctttttgtttgtttgtttgtgtgttttagaaATCTGGGTTTCAGGGAGTTTCTTTGGAAGATTCGAAGAAGAGTTTATCAGAGATCTTTGCTGTGTCTGATAAAAAGATTGGAGGGTTAAATGGGTTGAGAAGATTCGAAATCAAAGCAAGAACAGCAGCTTCCAAGACAATTGAGGTTGAAGTAGACAAGCCTTTGGGTCTGACTCTAGGACAGAAGCAAGGCGGTGGGGTTGTCATCACCGTGAGTTTNNNNNNNNNNNNNNNNNNNNNNNNNNNNNNNNNNNNNNNNNNNNNNNNNNNNNNNNNNNNNNNNNNNNNNNNNNNNNNNNNNNNNNNNNNNNNNNNNNNNNNNNNNNNNNNNNNNNNNNNNNNNNNNNNNNNNNNNNNNNNNNNNNNNNNNNNNNNNNNNNNNNNNNNNNNNNNNNNNNNNNNNNNNNNNNNNNNNNNNNNNNNNNNNNNNNNNNNNNNNNNNNNNNNNNNNNNNNNNNNNNNNNNNNNNNNNNNNNNNNNNNNNNNNNNNNNNNNNNNNNNNNNNNNNNNNNNNNNNNNTTGTCAGGGTGTGGAAGGAGGTGGGAACGCAGCAAAAGCTGGGCTTAAATCTGGAGATCAAGTTATCTACACAAGCAGCTTCTTTGGAGATGAGCTTTGGCCTGCAGATAAACTAGGCTTTACTAAAACCGCAATTCAGGCAAAACCTGATTCTGTCTACTTTGTTGTTAGCAGGTCAGTGTATGTGTTTGCCTctcttggtttaattttggtggTGAGTCTTGCTAGATTTGTGGCTTCTGATTGAAATGATCA is drawn from Camelina sativa cultivar DH55 chromosome 8, Cs, whole genome shotgun sequence and contains these coding sequences:
- the LOC104706005 gene encoding uncharacterized protein LOC104706005 isoform X1, whose amino-acid sequence is MATSGAVSGATTVSSFFTKTASTSNPSPKLHSSSASVFSQKSGFQGVSLEDSKKSLSEIFAVSDKKIGGLNGLRRFEIKARTAASKTIEVEVDKPLGLTLGQKQGGGVVITGVEGGGNAAKAGLKSGDQVIYTSSFFGDELWPADKLGFTKTAIQAKPDSVYFVVSRGADVDVKKLNKRPAPPRFGRKLTETQKARATHICLDCGFIYTLSKPFDDQPDTYVCPQCIAPKKRFAKYDVNTGKAIGGGLPPIGVIVGLLAGLGAVGALLVYGLQ
- the LOC104706005 gene encoding uncharacterized protein LOC104706005 isoform X2 encodes the protein MATSGAVSGATTVSSFFTKTASTSNPSPKLHSSSASVFSQKSGFQGVSLEDSKKSLSEIFAVSDKKIGGLNGLRRFEIKARTAASKTIEVEVDKPLGLTLGQKQGGGVVITGVEGGGNAAKAGLKSGDQVIYTSSFFGDELWPADKLGFTKTAIQAKPDSVYFVVSRGADVDVKKLNKRPAPPRFGRKLTETQKAKLLTFVLIVDSYTLYPNLLMINRIHTYVLNV